In the bacterium genome, one interval contains:
- the queA gene encoding tRNA preQ1(34) S-adenosylmethionine ribosyltransferase-isomerase QueA encodes MKLSDFKYNLPEKLIAQYPSEQRDKCKLLVVQRCDESLVEGVFTDVVSYMHEGDCLVLNETKVFPARLEGTKDKTDAKVEVFLLRELEAGLWEVLVRPARKVRVGNRLSIGDDLVCDVIDNTVSGGRVVRFNYGGDFYKIVEKIGKSPLPPYIKRDPESLDKDRYQTVYAKVRGAVAAPTAGLHFTNKLIDRIEKKGVTVVRIVLHLGLGSFRPVVVEDLSRHKMDSEFFDISDQAANQINATKRNKKKVIAVGTSVVRALETSVTSEGWAKSGRGWTDKFIYPPYDFKIVDHMITNFHLPCSTLLMLVSAFASRDLILKAYRKAIRDKYMFYSYGDAMMIL; translated from the coding sequence GTTGATCGCACAGTATCCGAGCGAACAGCGCGATAAATGCAAATTGCTGGTCGTCCAGCGCTGCGATGAGAGTTTGGTGGAGGGGGTTTTTACTGATGTCGTGTCTTATATGCATGAAGGCGATTGTCTGGTATTGAACGAGACCAAAGTCTTTCCCGCGCGTCTGGAGGGCACTAAGGACAAGACCGACGCCAAGGTGGAGGTCTTTCTGCTGCGCGAGTTGGAGGCCGGCCTGTGGGAGGTGCTGGTGCGTCCGGCCCGCAAGGTGCGTGTCGGCAATCGTCTGAGCATCGGCGACGATCTGGTGTGCGATGTGATCGACAACACCGTGTCCGGCGGCCGTGTCGTGCGCTTTAATTACGGCGGCGACTTTTACAAGATCGTGGAAAAGATCGGTAAATCCCCATTGCCGCCTTACATCAAACGAGATCCGGAATCCTTGGACAAAGACCGCTATCAGACCGTGTACGCCAAGGTGCGCGGCGCCGTGGCGGCGCCCACCGCCGGCCTGCATTTCACCAACAAGCTGATCGACCGCATTGAAAAAAAGGGCGTGACCGTGGTGCGCATCGTCCTTCACCTCGGACTGGGCAGCTTTCGCCCGGTGGTGGTGGAGGACCTGAGCCGGCATAAAATGGACTCCGAGTTCTTTGACATCTCGGATCAAGCCGCCAATCAAATCAATGCAACCAAGCGCAACAAGAAAAAGGTGATCGCAGTGGGAACCAGCGTCGTGCGCGCACTGGAGACCAGCGTCACCTCAGAAGGCTGGGCCAAATCCGGTCGCGGGTGGACCGATAAGTTCATCTATCCACCCTATGATTTTAAAATCGTGGATCACATGATCACCAATTTTCATCTGCCCTGTTCCACTCTGCTGATGCTGGTCTCTGCCTTTGCCTCTCGGGATCTGATCTTAAAGGCCTATCGCAAGGCTATTCGTGATAAGTATATGTTTTACAGCTACGGCGACGCAATGATGATTCTGTAG